A window of Acinetobacter sp. TR3 contains these coding sequences:
- a CDS encoding dihydrofolate reductase, whose protein sequence is MAWQGLEVVHVVAMDKNNCIGKGNALPWHISADLKHFKAITQGGVVIMGRKTLESMGRALPNRVNWVITRDLDWQFEGVKVAHSIEDALTHALTDVQHSEKASLFIIGGGEIFTQTLAIADRLELTHVDLDVQGDAHYPKISEDFRKVNSEQHIDEKSNIAFEFATYQK, encoded by the coding sequence ATGGCATGGCAAGGTCTTGAAGTTGTACACGTAGTCGCAATGGATAAAAATAACTGTATTGGCAAGGGCAATGCTTTACCGTGGCATATCTCCGCTGATCTCAAACACTTTAAGGCAATTACCCAAGGTGGTGTTGTGATCATGGGGCGTAAAACCTTAGAGTCAATGGGGCGTGCTCTTCCAAATCGTGTGAATTGGGTCATCACGCGTGATTTAGATTGGCAATTTGAGGGTGTTAAAGTAGCACATAGTATTGAAGATGCTTTAACTCATGCACTTACAGACGTACAACACTCTGAAAAAGCATCTTTATTTATTATTGGAGGTGGAGAGATTTTTACTCAAACCCTTGCGATTGCCGATCGTCTTGAATTAACCCATGTTGATTTAGATGTACAAGGCGATGCACATTATCCAAAAATCTCTGAGGATTTTCGAAAAGTAAACTCAGAACAACACATTGATGAAAAATCAAATATTGCTTTCGAGTTTGCGACCTACCAAAAATAA
- the thyA gene encoding thymidylate synthase, with product MQTYLNLLQHILDNGGDKGDRTGTGTRSVFGHQMRFDLSKGFPLLTTKKVHFRSIVIELLWFLKGDTNVQYLKDNKVSIWDEWATAEQTARFGRPEGELGPVYGHQWRNFGATQNEDGSYQQNGFDQIQWLVNEIKTNPNSRRLIVSGWNPNEAAKVALPPCHTLFQFFVQDNKLSCQLYQRSADVFLGVPFNIASYALLTHMIAQVCGLGVGDFVWTGGDTHLYANHFEQAQLQLTREPLPLCQLKLNPEITDIFDFKFEDIEIIGYESHPAIKAPVAV from the coding sequence ATGCAAACATACCTGAACCTCTTACAACATATCCTCGACAATGGTGGCGATAAAGGCGATCGTACAGGTACGGGTACACGTTCAGTATTTGGTCATCAAATGCGTTTTGATCTTTCTAAAGGTTTTCCACTATTAACGACCAAGAAAGTACACTTTCGCTCTATCGTGATTGAACTACTATGGTTCCTGAAAGGTGATACCAACGTTCAATATCTCAAAGATAATAAAGTCAGCATTTGGGATGAATGGGCAACCGCAGAACAAACTGCACGTTTTGGTCGCCCTGAGGGTGAACTTGGTCCTGTTTACGGGCATCAATGGCGTAACTTTGGCGCAACCCAAAATGAAGATGGTAGCTATCAGCAAAATGGTTTTGATCAGATTCAATGGCTCGTCAATGAAATTAAAACTAATCCCAATTCACGTCGTTTGATCGTCTCGGGTTGGAACCCAAATGAAGCAGCTAAAGTTGCTTTACCACCTTGCCATACCCTGTTTCAGTTTTTTGTACAAGATAACAAACTATCATGCCAGTTGTATCAACGTAGCGCAGATGTTTTTCTAGGTGTGCCATTTAATATTGCCAGTTATGCCCTACTTACACATATGATTGCTCAAGTTTGCGGCTTAGGTGTAGGTGACTTTGTTTGGACAGGTGGTGATACTCATTTATATGCCAATCACTTTGAGCAAGCACAGTTGCAGCTTACACGTGAGCCGCTACCCTTGTGTCAATTAAAACTCAATCCCGAGATTACTGATATTTTTGACTTCAAATTTGAGGATATCGAAATTATTGGCTATGAGTCACACCCTGCTATTAAAGCACCCGTCGCAGTTTAA
- a CDS encoding YwqG family protein, with amino-acid sequence MNFKPESLPNSLQPFLEKISATILPTVTLQLSSNDALTVWQSKIGGEPYLPLDTAYPLDSNGNPLALLAQFNFAEIPSLPNFPDKGILQFYIAADDLYGMNFDDQQQQSGFRVLYFDQVIEDTSQLRQDFSEFELGEEDYLPFTGQYSIEFTLTTQPISLGDFAFAPKILGTEDLYDFEDQFEGGDFEDDFIEPYHELLSASGHRLGGYPFFTQTDPRQYNANIQDYILLFQLDSEDAENEIMWGDSGVGNFFIHPEDLKKRDFSKVLYNWDCY; translated from the coding sequence ATGAATTTTAAACCAGAAAGTTTGCCGAACAGTTTGCAGCCATTCTTAGAAAAAATTTCAGCTACTATTTTGCCAACAGTAACTTTACAGCTCAGTTCAAACGATGCCTTGACTGTATGGCAAAGTAAGATTGGGGGAGAACCGTACTTACCTTTGGATACTGCTTATCCTTTAGATTCTAATGGTAATCCTCTTGCTTTATTGGCTCAATTTAATTTTGCGGAAATTCCAAGTTTACCTAATTTCCCAGACAAGGGAATTTTACAGTTCTATATTGCTGCAGATGATTTGTACGGGATGAATTTCGACGACCAACAGCAGCAATCTGGTTTTAGGGTTTTATACTTTGATCAAGTGATCGAGGATACTTCACAATTAAGACAGGATTTTTCTGAGTTTGAGTTGGGTGAAGAGGATTATTTACCTTTTACTGGACAATACTCGATTGAATTTACCTTAACTACGCAACCAATCAGTTTGGGTGATTTCGCTTTTGCGCCGAAAATCTTAGGGACTGAAGACCTTTATGATTTTGAAGATCAATTTGAGGGTGGTGATTTTGAAGATGATTTTATCGAACCTTATCATGAACTTTTATCTGCAAGTGGACACCGTTTAGGCGGTTATCCATTTTTCACCCAAACTGATCCACGTCAATATAATGCAAATATTCAGGATTATATTCTACTATTTCAGTTGGATAGCGAAGATGCAGAGAATGAGATTATGTGGGGAGATTCAGGTGTGGGGAATTTCTTTATTCACCCTGAAGACTTAAAGAAACGAGACTTTTCCAAAGTGCTATATAACTGGGATTGTTACTAA
- a CDS encoding xanthine phosphoribosyltransferase, which yields MYALEQKILNEGIVLSDQVLKVDAFLNHQIDPVLMQQIGKEFAARFKDAGITKIITIEASGIAPAIMTGLELGVPVIFARKYQSLTLKDDLYRSKVFSFTKQTESTIAISNKHINSSDKALVIDDFLANGQAALGLIDLIHQANAEVVGVGIVIEKSFQPGRDVLLEKGYRVESLARVESLTDGKVTFISE from the coding sequence GTGTACGCTTTAGAACAGAAAATCTTAAATGAAGGTATCGTTCTATCTGATCAGGTTTTGAAAGTTGATGCTTTCTTAAATCATCAAATTGACCCCGTGTTAATGCAACAGATTGGTAAAGAGTTTGCTGCTCGTTTTAAAGATGCTGGCATTACTAAAATTATTACGATCGAAGCTTCTGGAATTGCACCTGCAATCATGACTGGCTTGGAGCTGGGTGTTCCAGTAATTTTCGCGCGTAAATACCAATCTTTAACACTCAAAGATGATCTTTACCGTTCTAAAGTGTTCTCGTTCACCAAACAAACTGAAAGCACCATTGCGATTTCAAACAAGCACATCAACTCAAGTGATAAAGCACTTGTGATTGATGATTTCTTGGCAAATGGTCAAGCGGCATTAGGTTTAATCGACTTGATTCATCAGGCAAATGCTGAGGTTGTTGGTGTTGGGATCGTAATTGAAAAGTCATTCCAACCAGGTCGTGATGTGTTACTTGAAAAAGGCTATCGTGTTGAATCTTTAGCGCGTGTTGAGTCTTTGACTGATGGCAAAGTTACCTTCATCAGTGAATAA
- a CDS encoding DUF3108 domain-containing protein: MTKKLLKVVSITSAALFSVSMSSHALAMAPFQASYQFSYNNKNLGSATRTLSQQGNNWTYQFSAKAGGIASASETSQFSFADNKITSQKFSRSSKILIHNNTMSINFNPNTKVVNTKKDDTARSFPWQAGALDELNAELQIREDLKSNSLRTKYLIADAKALDERRFVKQGTENIKTNYGTFSTIKVVMQHDKPERNTVFWLAPKLDYLPVKMAHNDGKSSYGLLLTGYSGKTN; this comes from the coding sequence ATGACAAAGAAATTATTGAAAGTAGTGAGTATTACGTCGGCTGCCCTGTTCAGTGTCAGCATGTCTAGCCATGCTCTAGCAATGGCACCTTTCCAAGCAAGCTATCAATTTAGCTACAACAACAAAAACCTCGGTTCAGCGACACGTACACTTTCGCAACAAGGAAATAATTGGACCTATCAGTTTAGTGCAAAAGCAGGCGGAATTGCCTCAGCCTCGGAAACAAGTCAATTTAGTTTTGCGGATAATAAGATTACATCACAAAAATTTAGCCGTAGCAGTAAAATTTTAATTCACAACAACACCATGAGTATTAACTTTAATCCAAACACTAAAGTTGTGAATACGAAAAAAGATGACACTGCTCGCTCATTCCCATGGCAAGCAGGTGCGTTAGATGAGTTGAATGCTGAATTGCAAATCCGTGAGGATTTAAAAAGTAATTCACTTAGAACCAAATATTTAATTGCTGATGCAAAAGCCTTAGATGAACGCCGTTTTGTTAAGCAAGGCACTGAAAACATCAAAACCAATTATGGGACGTTCAGCACCATTAAAGTCGTTATGCAACACGATAAACCAGAACGTAATACGGTATTTTGGTTAGCACCAAAACTGGATTATCTCCCTGTAAAAATGGCACATAATGATGGTAAATCGTCTTATGGCTTATTATTAACAGGCTATTCGGGTAAAACCAACTAA
- a CDS encoding energy transducer TonB, producing the protein MWNKRNFRSVLSPYWWQDPIFIGAVALAMLLHGAVLAIQFAMPSPTDTSTKEIAVTVRTSQEKVKDADFLAQADQKGSGDFREAHRMSSDMPAPMEADATTGESELESLEKVQQKRELKFEEKVLMTVLSWQKQAEQTERKKTLDELQSQFQAKAAMVASLEAQYLQHQQNFSRKQRIKTVDGIQAKQDASAAYLDKFRQKVELYGNRYYPDEAKQRHLSGEVRLMVILNAEGGIRAIRLIESSGHPILDEAAKASVRRGAPFGPFDNNMKKDISELRIIRTWRFDPVDAEFEVH; encoded by the coding sequence ATGTGGAATAAAAGAAATTTTCGTTCAGTACTGTCCCCTTACTGGTGGCAAGATCCAATTTTTATCGGGGCAGTTGCGTTAGCGATGCTTCTACATGGTGCTGTGCTTGCAATTCAGTTCGCAATGCCATCACCTACAGATACATCAACCAAAGAAATCGCAGTTACGGTTCGTACAAGTCAAGAAAAAGTCAAAGATGCCGACTTCTTGGCGCAAGCTGATCAAAAAGGTTCAGGTGATTTTCGTGAAGCACATCGTATGTCGAGTGATATGCCAGCTCCGATGGAAGCAGATGCGACAACAGGAGAGTCAGAGCTCGAGAGTTTAGAGAAAGTCCAGCAAAAACGAGAATTAAAATTTGAAGAAAAAGTGCTCATGACGGTTTTAAGCTGGCAGAAGCAAGCAGAGCAAACTGAACGTAAAAAAACCTTAGATGAGTTACAGAGTCAATTTCAAGCCAAAGCCGCGATGGTTGCGAGCTTGGAAGCACAATATTTACAACATCAGCAAAATTTTAGTCGTAAACAACGTATTAAAACAGTAGATGGGATTCAGGCAAAACAAGATGCATCAGCAGCTTATCTTGATAAATTTCGTCAGAAAGTTGAACTATATGGTAATCGTTATTATCCAGATGAAGCGAAACAACGACATTTATCGGGTGAAGTGCGTTTAATGGTCATTCTGAATGCCGAAGGTGGAATTCGAGCAATTCGTCTTATAGAAAGTTCTGGACATCCCATTTTAGATGAAGCGGCAAAAGCTTCGGTGCGCCGTGGAGCACCTTTTGGACCCTTTGATAACAATATGAAAAAGGACATTTCTGAATTACGAATTATTCGAACATGGCGCTTTGATCCTGTCGATGCGGAATTTGAAGTACATTAA
- a CDS encoding TonB-dependent siderophore receptor, with the protein MHQPPTLNLFKARPLVLAMAAILLPSLAFAEEEAKENAKLPTITIKAEEGAFAVTEGKKSYTAKSTNTSTKLNLSLRETPQSVKVLTREYLDDANITSFQDLLNNVTGVTVNQWDERQYPTARGFDVDYYLFDGVPSNVGMEANDPDLTMYDRVELVKGANGLMTGAGNPAIAINMIRKHANAKELTGNVSTSLGSWNAWSSSADISTPLNADGSVRGRVVVKHEDTDSFMKGYEKNNNVVYGVVDADITDKTYVSVGAGYQNLERDGVRWGGLPAFYTDGTRTNFDRSKTVSSDWTFWDTDTTTAFATLKQNLFNDINLNVNYAYREVKQDTALLYLGSSYYSDGNVVPNSGRVDKATNTGFGSLMTWSDITKTKENNIDSYLSAPFMLGGVKQEIVAGFMYNQSKKDKWYSGTPPIASGAVLDFDHPNIPLIGAIQNNNLYQPPNKTTQTGAYLAGKFSLLEPLKLITGVRVSNWKYESDDGVGNREFNNEVTPYSGLVFDFLDNYSWYTSYTSIFKPEDKRDVNRQYLDPREGKSYETGLKGEFLDGKLNAALSVFKTQQDNVAEEINGVFVPDANGNPTNEKAYRSVDGVESKGVEFELDGEIRDNWNLSFGVAHFNAKDAKGEEVQTMSSRTSANLFTKYTLDKWSVGGGLNYKSKFYTGEGSQRISQDAYALVNLMVGYDIDSNIKAQVNLNNIFDKKYYTGIGSNSMVYGSPRNVTLTLRYQF; encoded by the coding sequence ATGCATCAACCTCCAACTTTAAACCTGTTTAAAGCCCGCCCACTGGTATTGGCAATGGCTGCGATCCTGTTACCTTCATTGGCTTTTGCAGAAGAAGAAGCTAAAGAAAATGCAAAATTGCCAACGATTACCATCAAAGCAGAAGAAGGGGCTTTTGCTGTAACTGAAGGAAAGAAAAGTTATACAGCTAAAAGTACCAATACGTCGACCAAACTCAATTTATCGCTTAGAGAAACACCACAATCGGTCAAAGTTCTCACCCGTGAGTATTTGGATGATGCAAATATTACATCGTTTCAGGACTTGTTAAATAACGTCACAGGCGTGACTGTGAACCAGTGGGATGAACGTCAGTACCCAACAGCACGTGGTTTTGATGTTGACTATTATCTGTTTGATGGTGTTCCAAGCAATGTTGGAATGGAAGCCAATGATCCTGATTTAACCATGTATGATCGGGTTGAACTGGTGAAAGGCGCAAATGGTTTGATGACAGGTGCTGGGAATCCTGCAATTGCAATTAACATGATTCGAAAACATGCTAATGCGAAAGAGTTGACAGGGAATGTCAGCACTTCTTTGGGCTCATGGAATGCATGGTCAAGTTCAGCAGATATTTCAACACCATTAAATGCTGATGGTAGTGTCCGTGGTCGTGTCGTGGTAAAGCACGAAGACACTGACTCTTTTATGAAAGGGTATGAGAAAAATAATAATGTTGTATATGGGGTGGTTGATGCTGATATCACGGATAAAACCTATGTTTCTGTAGGTGCTGGTTATCAAAACCTAGAGAGGGATGGTGTACGTTGGGGAGGGTTACCAGCTTTCTATACCGATGGTACACGAACTAATTTTGACCGTTCGAAAACAGTTTCTTCTGATTGGACGTTTTGGGATACGGATACCACCACGGCTTTTGCGACATTGAAGCAGAATCTATTTAACGATATCAATTTGAATGTGAACTACGCTTACCGCGAAGTAAAACAAGACACGGCTTTATTATATCTAGGTTCAAGTTATTACAGTGACGGAAACGTTGTTCCAAACTCTGGGCGAGTAGATAAAGCAACCAATACGGGTTTTGGTTCATTGATGACTTGGTCAGATATAACAAAGACCAAAGAAAATAATATTGATAGCTATCTCTCAGCACCTTTTATGCTGGGGGGGGTAAAGCAGGAAATTGTTGCAGGTTTTATGTATAACCAAAGCAAGAAAGATAAGTGGTATTCAGGAACGCCGCCGATTGCATCAGGTGCTGTACTCGATTTTGATCATCCAAATATTCCATTAATTGGCGCAATTCAGAATAATAACTTGTATCAACCTCCAAATAAGACCACACAAACAGGTGCTTATCTTGCAGGCAAGTTTAGCTTATTAGAGCCATTGAAGTTAATTACAGGTGTTCGTGTATCTAATTGGAAATATGAAAGTGACGATGGTGTAGGCAATCGAGAATTTAATAATGAAGTCACGCCGTATTCGGGTTTAGTTTTTGATTTTCTTGATAATTATTCTTGGTATACAAGTTATACCAGTATCTTTAAGCCAGAAGATAAAAGAGATGTTAATCGCCAATACCTTGATCCAAGAGAAGGTAAAAGCTATGAAACTGGTTTAAAAGGCGAGTTTTTGGATGGGAAGCTGAATGCAGCTCTATCAGTATTTAAAACTCAACAAGATAATGTTGCAGAAGAGATTAATGGTGTTTTTGTACCCGATGCAAATGGCAACCCTACCAATGAAAAAGCTTATCGCAGTGTGGATGGTGTTGAAAGTAAAGGGGTTGAGTTTGAATTAGATGGGGAAATTAGAGATAACTGGAACCTGAGTTTTGGTGTTGCACATTTCAATGCCAAAGATGCAAAAGGTGAAGAAGTTCAAACTATGTCTTCAAGAACCAGTGCCAATCTCTTTACCAAATATACGCTCGATAAATGGAGTGTTGGTGGTGGGCTAAACTATAAGAGCAAATTTTATACTGGAGAAGGCAGTCAACGTATTAGCCAAGATGCATATGCTTTAGTAAACTTAATGGTGGGCTATGATATTGATTCAAATATTAAAGCGCAGGTTAACTTGAATAATATATTTGATAAAAAATATTATACGGGTATTGGGAGTAACAGTATGGTCTATGGTTCACCTCGTAACGTGACTTTGACGCTACGCTACCAATTCTAA
- a CDS encoding antibiotic biosynthesis monooxygenase family protein, with protein MYIVIFKATIKQLDATYSEMAQKLRNKALSQFNCVKFEVCSENGFEIALSYWNSLEDIKQWQRDAEHLVAQRLGKEKWYQDFSVEICTVERAYSNQNSL; from the coding sequence ATGTATATCGTTATTTTTAAAGCTACGATCAAACAACTTGATGCAACTTACTCTGAAATGGCACAGAAGCTGAGAAATAAAGCCTTGAGTCAATTTAACTGTGTCAAATTTGAAGTGTGTAGTGAAAATGGTTTTGAAATCGCGTTGTCTTACTGGAACAGTCTTGAAGATATCAAGCAGTGGCAACGCGATGCAGAACATTTAGTTGCTCAGCGTTTGGGCAAAGAAAAATGGTATCAGGATTTTAGTGTGGAAATCTGCACAGTTGAACGTGCTTATTCAAATCAAAATAGCTTGTGA
- the ybeY gene encoding rRNA maturation RNase YbeY encodes MKINLSLQQDFQANELPLKRGQIKKQIETTLRHVGLDVDCEIGIACVDLAESHELNLQYREKDKPTNVLSFPSDIPEEMLNLLDAEPLGDLVICIPVVLQEASEQQKTPIDHFTHLLVHGVLHLLGYDHETSEAEAEEMEALEIEILKKLGIANPYQADES; translated from the coding sequence TTGAAAATCAATTTAAGTCTTCAACAAGACTTTCAAGCGAATGAATTACCACTAAAACGTGGTCAAATTAAAAAGCAGATTGAAACCACACTCCGTCATGTCGGTCTCGACGTAGACTGCGAAATCGGAATTGCCTGCGTCGACCTCGCAGAAAGCCATGAGCTGAATCTGCAATATCGTGAAAAAGACAAACCGACCAATGTATTGTCTTTTCCAAGCGATATTCCTGAAGAAATGCTCAACTTACTGGATGCTGAACCTTTAGGTGACTTGGTGATTTGTATCCCTGTGGTTTTACAAGAAGCCTCTGAACAGCAAAAAACACCTATTGATCATTTCACCCATTTACTGGTTCATGGCGTTTTACATTTACTTGGCTACGATCATGAAACCAGTGAAGCTGAAGCTGAAGAAATGGAAGCCTTAGAAATTGAGATTCTAAAAAAACTAGGGATCGCCAACCCTTATCAAGCAGATGAAAGCTAA
- a CDS encoding PhoH family protein, translating to MTAAIRRTVTFPEISMERLKSMLGAYNGHLKQIEQRLDVKITHRGDAFYLDGDIETVERAEALLQRLYQESEISSQISADVLHLMIQGSQTDRDFMDDSEQEHTGLDSVWLQTRKGRINPRGANQKRYVQRILQSDISFGIGPAGTGKTYLAVAAAVDMLERNEIQRILLVRPAVEAGEKLGFLPGDLTQKIDPYLRPLYDALYEMLGFEKVAKLIERQVIEVAPLAYMRGRTLNHSFVILDEAQNTTPEQMKMFLTRLGFGSRAVITGDVTQVDLPRGQQSGLAQALRVLENVHEIHITRFHSRDVVRHQLVQKIVEAYEGWDSEQQRLSAEARAERKAKQEALIAENDSAADAQHI from the coding sequence TTGACTGCAGCGATTCGACGTACAGTAACGTTCCCTGAAATTTCCATGGAACGTTTGAAAAGCATGCTCGGTGCGTATAACGGGCATTTAAAACAAATCGAACAACGTTTAGATGTCAAAATTACTCACCGAGGCGATGCCTTTTATCTAGACGGTGATATAGAAACAGTTGAAAGAGCCGAAGCACTATTGCAACGGCTTTATCAAGAATCAGAAATTTCCTCACAAATCAGTGCCGATGTTTTACATTTGATGATCCAAGGTTCACAGACAGATCGTGATTTCATGGATGATTCGGAACAAGAACATACAGGCTTAGATAGCGTTTGGCTGCAAACTCGCAAAGGGCGAATCAATCCTCGTGGTGCCAATCAAAAGCGTTATGTGCAACGTATTTTACAAAGTGATATTTCCTTCGGTATTGGCCCAGCAGGGACAGGTAAAACCTATCTAGCAGTTGCTGCTGCTGTTGATATGTTAGAACGTAATGAAATCCAACGAATCTTACTGGTTCGTCCTGCGGTTGAAGCTGGCGAGAAACTTGGTTTTCTACCGGGTGACTTGACCCAAAAAATCGATCCCTACTTACGCCCACTTTACGATGCTCTATATGAAATGCTGGGTTTTGAAAAAGTGGCCAAACTGATTGAACGCCAAGTGATTGAGGTTGCTCCGCTTGCCTACATGCGTGGACGCACGCTGAACCATTCATTCGTCATTTTAGATGAAGCACAAAACACCACACCAGAACAGATGAAAATGTTCCTTACCCGTTTAGGTTTTGGTTCACGTGCCGTGATTACAGGTGACGTTACACAGGTTGACTTACCGCGTGGGCAACAATCGGGCTTAGCACAAGCATTACGTGTACTGGAAAATGTCCATGAGATTCATATCACTCGTTTCCATTCCCGTGATGTGGTACGACATCAATTGGTACAAAAAATTGTTGAGGCCTACGAAGGTTGGGACAGTGAACAGCAACGCCTGTCTGCTGAAGCTCGTGCTGAACGCAAAGCCAAACAAGAAGCATTGATTGCAGAAAATGATTCTGCGGCAGATGCGCAACACATTTAA
- the miaB gene encoding tRNA (N6-isopentenyl adenosine(37)-C2)-methylthiotransferase MiaB: MTVQTFIPSAVKAASENTVTQPTHTTDVSIKKLYIETQGCQMNEYDSHRMADLLGDSHGYVLTDNPNDADILLMNTCSIREKAQEKVFSGLGRWRKLKEQNPDLVIGVGGCVASQEGDNIQKRAPYVDMVFGPQTLHRLPQMLDQHQAQVEKPKKEKIKLVDISFPDIEKFDFLPEPRVEGFKAFVSIMEGCSKYCSFCVVPYTRGEEVSRPLDDVLAEIAGLAEKGVREISLLGQNVNGYRGETFEGEICTFPELLRLVAEIPGIGRLRYTTSHPLEFSDDLIQCYRDLPQMVSHLHLPVQSGSNDVLQAMKRNHTIDVYIDKIAKLRKVRPDMHLSSDFIIGFPGETDEHFAETLQFIKDLDFDHSYSFVYSKRPGTPASDLPDSTPEQVKKDRLAQVQQVIKQSSIDKTDAMLGKIERVLIEKVSDKDPNVLVGTADNTRLVTFIGDATWVGRFAEIEITEIKTLNLVYGELLNLEPDVA; this comes from the coding sequence ATGACGGTTCAAACATTCATTCCAAGTGCTGTAAAAGCTGCTTCAGAAAACACTGTTACCCAGCCAACGCACACCACTGATGTTTCAATTAAAAAGTTATATATTGAAACACAAGGGTGTCAGATGAATGAGTATGACAGTCATCGTATGGCAGACTTATTGGGTGATTCACATGGTTATGTGCTCACTGACAATCCAAATGATGCAGATATTCTGCTCATGAACACCTGCTCAATTCGCGAAAAAGCACAAGAGAAAGTGTTCAGTGGCTTAGGTCGTTGGCGTAAACTCAAAGAACAGAATCCTGATCTAGTGATTGGTGTCGGTGGCTGCGTTGCATCTCAAGAAGGTGACAATATTCAAAAACGCGCGCCGTACGTCGATATGGTATTTGGGCCACAAACATTGCATCGTTTGCCACAAATGTTGGATCAACATCAAGCTCAAGTTGAAAAACCAAAGAAAGAAAAAATCAAATTAGTTGATATTTCTTTTCCAGATATTGAAAAGTTTGACTTTTTGCCTGAGCCACGTGTGGAAGGCTTTAAAGCATTCGTTTCAATCATGGAAGGTTGTTCGAAATACTGTTCATTCTGTGTCGTACCTTATACTCGTGGTGAAGAGGTTTCTCGTCCACTCGATGATGTATTGGCTGAAATCGCGGGCTTAGCTGAAAAAGGCGTGCGTGAGATCAGCTTGCTTGGTCAAAACGTGAATGGCTATCGTGGTGAAACGTTTGAAGGTGAAATTTGCACTTTCCCTGAACTGCTGCGTTTAGTTGCAGAAATTCCGGGTATTGGACGTTTACGCTATACAACTTCTCATCCGCTTGAATTTTCTGATGATTTAATTCAATGCTATCGTGATTTACCACAAATGGTTTCACATTTACATCTGCCAGTACAAAGTGGTTCAAACGATGTACTGCAAGCCATGAAACGTAACCACACCATTGATGTCTACATCGATAAAATTGCCAAATTACGTAAAGTCCGCCCAGATATGCATTTATCTAGCGATTTCATCATCGGCTTTCCAGGGGAAACAGATGAACACTTTGCTGAAACCTTACAGTTCATTAAAGATTTAGATTTTGATCATTCATATAGTTTTGTTTACTCAAAACGTCCGGGAACACCTGCATCTGACCTACCTGATAGCACCCCTGAACAAGTCAAAAAAGATCGTTTAGCACAAGTACAGCAAGTGATCAAACAATCTAGTATTGATAAAACAGATGCCATGCTCGGCAAGATTGAACGTGTGCTGATTGAGAAAGTTTCGGATAAAGATCCAAATGTATTGGTTGGCACAGCAGACAATACTCGTTTGGTTACATTTATCGGTGATGCGACATGGGTTGGACGTTTTGCAGAGATTGAGATCACTGAAATTAAAACTTTAAATTTAGTTTATGGTGAACTCTTGAATCTTGAACCTGACGTGGCGTAA